The proteins below come from a single Acidimicrobiia bacterium genomic window:
- the yqeC gene encoding putative selenium-dependent hydroxylase accessory protein YqeC, protein MAGIFTQALALGEYEMVCVVGGGGKTTLVFALAKEAVAAGRPAVVTTTTKMGAEETGGLFTVEGSEQLPNDLVLRWVGEVQGHRVVGRTPEDIDARFAERAGWMLVEADGARRHPVKAPAVHEPVIPQAATVVVLSMGLDALGKSLAEAAHRPEVTAALLGVSQEATVTPELLAVLATDAFGGRKCLPPEARFVVALTKMTEERRAEAGRLADLLLAADGAPERVLLVPPPGGVVEVRQG, encoded by the coding sequence ATGGCAGGAATTTTTACGCAAGCTTTGGCACTCGGCGAGTATGAAATGGTCTGTGTCGTAGGTGGCGGGGGTAAGACCACCTTGGTGTTTGCTTTGGCTAAAGAGGCGGTAGCGGCGGGGCGTCCGGCGGTGGTGACTACCACTACCAAGATGGGAGCGGAAGAGACCGGTGGTTTGTTTACGGTGGAGGGGTCAGAGCAGTTGCCTAATGATTTGGTGTTGCGTTGGGTGGGCGAGGTGCAAGGCCACCGAGTGGTGGGGCGCACTCCTGAAGACATTGATGCTCGCTTTGCCGAACGGGCCGGATGGATGTTGGTAGAGGCGGATGGTGCACGTCGGCATCCGGTAAAGGCACCGGCCGTTCACGAACCGGTGATCCCTCAGGCCGCCACAGTGGTGGTGCTCAGCATGGGCCTGGATGCCTTGGGTAAATCTTTGGCGGAGGCGGCGCATCGCCCAGAGGTGACGGCTGCCTTGTTGGGGGTAAGCCAAGAGGCAACGGTAACGCCAGAGTTGCTGGCAGTTTTAGCCACCGATGCTTTTGGGGGGCGAAAATGTTTGCCACCTGAGGCCCGGTTTGTGGTGGCTTTGACCAAGATGACCGAGGAGCGGCGAGCAGAGGCTGGGCGGTTGGCTGACCTCTTGTTGGCGGCTGATGGTGCCCCGGAACGAGTGCTCCTGGTGCCGCCGCCCGGTGGGGTGGTTGAGGTTCGTCAGGGTTAG
- a CDS encoding fumarate hydratase, whose protein sequence is MSDAPFDYADLLPLDVDPYDTTNFRQLTTDGVRQVTGPNGRTFLEVDDEAIRFLTATAMRDMAHLLRPAHLAQVAAILADPEASTNDRFVATELLQNACIAAGGVLPSCQDTGTAIVSAKKGQQILTTGDDKKAISHGVYDTYQTSNLRYSQLAPLDMFTERNTSNNLPAQIEIEAVPGEAYKFLFIAKGGGSANKSFLYQETKALLNPENLEKFLDEKLKSLGTSACPPYHLAVVIGGTSAEHTLKTAKYASTHYLDHLPTQGSESGHAFRDLDWEERILEMTHNFGIGAQFGGKYFCHDVRVVRLPRHGASNPVAIAVSCSADRQVLGKITAQGVFLEQLEENPAHYLPEVTEQDLTSQVVAINLDQPMEDIRAELSRHPVTTRLALTGTLVVARDIAHAKISELLEDGQPMPDYLKNHPVYYAGPAKTPAGYASGSFGPTTAGRMDAYVERFQAAGGSLVMLAKGNRSAQVTEACARYGGFYLGSIGGPAARLAKDCIKKVEVLEYPELGMEAVWRIEVEDFPAFIVVDDKGGDFYNEVTTAVTLR, encoded by the coding sequence ATGAGCGATGCCCCCTTTGACTACGCCGACCTCTTACCCCTCGACGTAGACCCCTACGACACCACCAACTTTCGTCAACTCACCACCGACGGGGTGCGTCAAGTAACCGGCCCCAACGGGCGCACTTTCCTCGAAGTAGACGACGAAGCCATACGATTCCTCACCGCCACCGCCATGCGCGACATGGCCCACCTGCTGCGCCCTGCCCACCTGGCCCAAGTAGCGGCCATCCTCGCCGACCCCGAAGCCTCCACCAACGATCGATTCGTCGCCACCGAACTCCTCCAAAATGCCTGCATCGCCGCCGGCGGAGTGCTCCCCTCTTGCCAAGACACCGGTACAGCCATTGTCTCTGCCAAAAAAGGCCAACAAATACTCACCACCGGCGACGACAAAAAAGCCATCTCCCACGGGGTCTACGACACCTACCAAACCTCCAACTTGCGCTACTCCCAGTTGGCCCCCCTCGACATGTTCACCGAACGCAACACCAGTAACAATCTGCCCGCCCAAATAGAAATAGAAGCAGTCCCCGGCGAGGCCTACAAGTTTCTTTTCATCGCCAAAGGCGGCGGCTCCGCCAACAAAAGCTTTCTCTACCAAGAAACCAAAGCGCTCCTCAACCCCGAAAACCTAGAAAAGTTTTTAGATGAAAAACTCAAAAGCCTCGGCACCTCTGCCTGCCCGCCCTACCACCTGGCCGTAGTAATCGGCGGCACCTCAGCCGAACACACCCTAAAAACCGCCAAATACGCTTCCACCCATTACCTCGACCACCTGCCCACCCAAGGCAGCGAAAGCGGGCACGCCTTCCGCGACCTGGACTGGGAAGAACGCATATTAGAAATGACCCACAACTTCGGCATCGGTGCCCAATTCGGCGGCAAATACTTCTGCCACGACGTACGGGTAGTTCGCCTACCCCGCCACGGCGCCTCCAACCCGGTAGCCATCGCCGTGTCATGCTCCGCCGACCGCCAAGTGCTGGGCAAAATCACCGCCCAAGGCGTCTTTCTTGAACAACTCGAAGAAAACCCCGCCCACTACCTGCCCGAAGTAACCGAACAAGACCTGACCAGTCAAGTAGTGGCCATCAACCTTGACCAACCAATGGAAGACATTCGAGCCGAACTCTCCCGCCACCCCGTAACCACCCGGCTCGCCCTAACCGGCACTTTGGTCGTGGCCCGCGACATCGCCCACGCCAAAATTTCTGAACTCCTCGAAGACGGCCAACCCATGCCCGACTACCTAAAAAACCATCCCGTGTATTACGCCGGCCCCGCCAAAACCCCCGCAGGATACGCCTCAGGCTCCTTTGGCCCCACCACCGCCGGACGCATGGACGCCTACGTAGAACGCTTTCAAGCCGCCGGAGGCAGCCTGGTCATGTTGGCCAAAGGCAACCGCTCAGCCCAAGTAACCGAAGCCTGCGCCCGCTACGGCGGTTTCTACCTCGGCTCTATCGGTGGCCCCGCCGCCCGCCTCGCCAAAGACTGCATCAAAAAAGTAGAAGTCCTGGAATACCCAGAATTAGGCATGGAAGCCGTTTGGCGCATCGAAGTAGAAGACTTTCCGGCCTTCATCGTGGTTGATGACAAAGGTGGCGACTTCTACAACGAAGTCACCACCGCCGTCACCCTTCGCTAA
- a CDS encoding LLM class F420-dependent oxidoreductase: MKIDSGININNPGDLQDIARDAQAIEASGYAGAWTAEVAHDPFLPHTIAAEHTERIELGTSIAVGFARNPMLLANLGHDLQRYSQGRFILGLGTQIKPHITKRFSMEWSRPAARMREMVLAIRAIWESWDNNTPLKFRGEFYQHTLMTPFFDPGPNPYGSPKIFISAVGPLMTEVAGEVCDGIICHSFTTEAYLRQVTLPALQRGLDTAGRSLADFEISGPGFVVTGRNEEEINKSATGVRRQIAFYASTPAYRPVLEMHGWGDLQSELNTMTKRGQWAEMGALIDDEMLDTFAIVGEPHQIADKINARWGDCVDRMSFYQAGSFQDHEFWAPILDDLTN, translated from the coding sequence ATGAAAATAGACAGCGGAATCAACATAAATAACCCCGGCGACCTCCAAGACATCGCCCGCGACGCCCAAGCCATCGAGGCCTCCGGCTACGCCGGCGCATGGACCGCCGAAGTAGCCCACGACCCCTTCCTCCCCCACACCATCGCCGCCGAACACACCGAACGCATCGAACTCGGCACCTCCATCGCCGTCGGTTTTGCCCGCAACCCCATGCTGCTAGCCAACCTTGGCCACGACCTTCAGCGCTACAGTCAAGGACGCTTCATCCTGGGCCTCGGCACCCAAATAAAACCTCACATCACCAAACGCTTCTCCATGGAATGGTCCCGACCCGCCGCCCGCATGCGCGAAATGGTTTTAGCTATCCGAGCCATATGGGAAAGTTGGGACAACAACACCCCCCTAAAATTTCGCGGCGAATTCTACCAACACACCCTCATGACCCCCTTCTTTGATCCCGGCCCCAACCCCTACGGGTCGCCCAAAATATTTATTTCCGCCGTAGGACCCCTCATGACCGAAGTAGCAGGCGAAGTCTGCGACGGCATCATCTGCCACTCCTTCACCACCGAGGCCTACCTCCGACAAGTCACCCTCCCCGCCCTACAACGCGGCCTCGACACCGCCGGCCGCAGCCTCGCCGACTTTGAAATATCGGGCCCCGGGTTCGTCGTCACCGGCCGAAACGAAGAAGAAATAAACAAATCCGCCACAGGCGTTCGCCGACAAATCGCTTTCTACGCCTCCACCCCGGCTTATCGGCCCGTACTCGAAATGCACGGATGGGGCGACCTGCAAAGCGAACTCAACACCATGACCAAACGCGGCCAATGGGCAGAGATGGGGGCACTCATTGACGACGAAATGCTCGACACCTTTGCCATCGTCGGCGAACCCCACCAAATAGCCGACAAAATAAACGCCCGCTGGGGCGACTGCGTTGACCGCATGTCCTTTTACCAAGCCGGCAGTTTTCAAGACCACGAATTTTGGGCACCCATCTTGGACGACCTCACCAACTAA
- a CDS encoding histidine phosphatase family protein, which produces MELLLVRHGLPLRVDNSASGLEADPALSVLGERQAEALADWLVGGPAATPIAAVYASPKLRAQGTVAPLAQRLGLEVIIEPRVIEYDVGENEYIPIEELKGTPAWAEMLAAGIPDPEVFQAQVVAGMEAIIAAHPGGRVVVGCHGGVVAAYLAHLLGISEPMFFEAHYTSVNRVMAASSGQRSVVSMNELAHLQVAKVPLSDYQK; this is translated from the coding sequence ATGGAACTTTTGTTGGTGCGTCATGGTTTGCCGCTTCGAGTAGATAATTCGGCTTCTGGTTTGGAGGCTGACCCGGCGTTGTCGGTGTTGGGGGAGCGTCAGGCGGAGGCTTTGGCCGACTGGTTGGTTGGTGGTCCGGCGGCAACTCCTATTGCGGCGGTTTATGCCAGTCCGAAGTTGCGGGCGCAGGGCACGGTGGCTCCGTTGGCGCAACGTTTGGGTTTAGAAGTGATCATTGAGCCGCGGGTTATTGAGTATGACGTGGGGGAAAATGAGTACATCCCTATTGAGGAGTTGAAGGGCACGCCGGCTTGGGCAGAGATGTTGGCGGCTGGTATTCCGGATCCGGAGGTTTTTCAGGCGCAGGTGGTGGCGGGCATGGAGGCGATTATTGCGGCTCATCCGGGTGGCCGTGTGGTGGTGGGTTGCCATGGTGGGGTGGTGGCGGCTTATTTGGCGCATTTGTTGGGTATCTCTGAGCCCATGTTTTTTGAGGCGCATTACACCTCGGTGAATCGGGTGATGGCTGCTTCGTCGGGTCAGCGCAGCGTGGTTTCTATGAACGAACTTGCGCACCTTCAGGTAGCTAAAGTCCCCCTCTCCGATTACCAAAAATAA